In Acaryochloris marina S15, a single genomic region encodes these proteins:
- a CDS encoding type II toxin-antitoxin system PemK/MazF family toxin → MGVVVKRFDVFLVNLDPTVESEIQKTRPCIVISPNEMNQYIATVIIAPMTTKGRQYPTRVACQFQGKDGQIVLDKIRTVDKKRLVKKLGQINQDEQQMLLSILTEMFAE, encoded by the coding sequence ATGGGAGTGGTAGTCAAGCGTTTTGATGTGTTTCTAGTTAACCTCGATCCGACAGTAGAGAGTGAAATTCAGAAGACGCGACCGTGTATTGTGATCTCTCCTAACGAGATGAACCAATACATTGCCACAGTGATCATCGCTCCCATGACCACAAAAGGAAGGCAATATCCAACGCGTGTTGCTTGCCAATTTCAGGGAAAAGATGGACAAATTGTTTTGGATAAAATTCGCACAGTTGATAAAAAACGATTAGTCAAAAAGCTAGGTCAGATCAATCAAGATGAGCAGCAAATGCTCTTATCGATCTTGACTGAAATGTTTGCTGAATAG
- a CDS encoding AbrB/MazE/SpoVT family DNA-binding domain-containing protein, with protein MDTAIRTRIVKIGNSQGIRIPKLLLEQSGLNGEVEITVQGDCLTIRTAECSRAGWDAAFASMAQHHDDVFLDEVNTTDWDDTEWEW; from the coding sequence ATGGATACAGCTATTAGGACCCGCATCGTTAAAATTGGCAACTCCCAGGGTATTCGCATTCCCAAGCTTTTATTAGAGCAAAGTGGTCTCAATGGAGAGGTTGAGATTACCGTGCAAGGAGACTGCTTAACCATTCGTACTGCTGAATGTTCTCGTGCTGGGTGGGATGCAGCTTTTGCTTCCATGGCCCAACATCATGACGATGTGTTTTTAGATGAAGTCAACACTACCGACTGGGATGATACTGAATGGGAGTGGTAG
- a CDS encoding HEAT repeat domain-containing protein — protein sequence MQSPTAVSELISVLTKLEQGDFASRWETAKQIPDFGEPAITFLVDLLQNNADDPELQWFVARILGEFNHADAVMALTQLLQEADDDDVAEIAAQMLAQIGPQSIDALATLLESSPARGLVVSALSQMQDAVIVPILIKAVADEDASVRLQVIETLGRFHDPQIIPVLLQGLADLSAQVRQVAIASISYRAHLFYEHDHDPVALIQPFLTDVDVQVCQGAALALGRLGTDTAAQALRMTASADNIPAPFKLTIIQALGQIGNDQSVRFLQKLWPHTTSALQVIDDENLTLAEAIIKALTLHRQPELQGVSTQALIYCLHHHPGADLTLNKTIASALGQLGDTTAIPELIRLLGIADMGVRLHAIAALKQISSELAYTKLQALAEDDTVEKDVRDGVAIALQEW from the coding sequence ATGCAATCACCAACCGCTGTGAGTGAACTCATATCCGTTTTAACGAAGCTAGAACAAGGAGATTTCGCATCTCGTTGGGAAACGGCTAAGCAAATTCCTGACTTTGGAGAACCAGCAATCACGTTTTTGGTTGATCTTCTCCAGAACAACGCCGATGATCCTGAGCTGCAATGGTTTGTGGCCCGAATCTTAGGCGAGTTTAATCATGCGGATGCCGTGATGGCATTAACGCAGCTATTGCAAGAAGCGGATGATGATGATGTTGCTGAAATCGCCGCCCAAATGCTGGCCCAAATTGGCCCACAATCTATAGATGCATTAGCCACATTACTGGAATCATCCCCTGCTCGGGGGCTGGTGGTCTCTGCGTTGTCGCAAATGCAAGATGCAGTGATTGTGCCGATCTTAATCAAGGCGGTTGCTGACGAAGATGCATCGGTTCGCCTGCAGGTGATCGAAACGCTTGGCCGATTTCATGATCCACAAATTATCCCAGTCTTACTCCAGGGATTAGCTGATTTAAGTGCCCAGGTTCGCCAAGTTGCGATCGCAAGTATTAGTTATCGTGCTCACCTCTTCTATGAGCATGATCATGATCCGGTGGCGTTGATTCAGCCGTTTCTCACTGATGTGGATGTCCAAGTCTGCCAAGGGGCGGCGTTGGCCCTGGGACGGTTGGGTACTGATACGGCTGCTCAGGCGTTACGGATGACGGCTAGTGCTGACAATATCCCTGCCCCCTTCAAGCTAACGATTATTCAGGCCCTGGGCCAGATTGGTAATGACCAGTCTGTGCGGTTTTTACAGAAGCTTTGGCCCCATACAACGTCTGCCCTGCAGGTGATTGATGATGAGAATTTGACCCTAGCAGAAGCGATTATTAAAGCGTTAACCCTCCATCGCCAACCAGAATTGCAAGGGGTGTCTACTCAGGCTTTGATCTATTGTTTGCATCATCACCCCGGTGCGGATCTGACCTTAAATAAAACGATTGCCAGTGCCCTGGGGCAATTAGGTGATACGACAGCGATACCAGAATTGATACGGCTATTAGGGATTGCGGATATGGGGGTGAGACTCCATGCGATCGCAGCCCTCAAACAAATCTCTTCAGAGCTTGCCTACACTAAGCTCCAGGCTTTAGCAGAAGACGATACGGTGGAAAAAGATGTGCGAGACGGAGTTGCGATCGCACTCCAAGAATGGTGA
- a CDS encoding ferredoxin--nitrite reductase: MNKFERFKAEKDGLAILPELSHFAQIGWEAMDDTDLTQRLKWVGLFFRPVTPGKFMLRMRMPNGILSGGQMRVLAEVIQQYGEDGYADITTRQNIQLRGIHIEDIPDIFNRFQQAGLTSMQSGMDNVRNITGSPVAGLDANELIDTRGLVRKVQDMITNNSQGNPAFTNLPRKFNIAIAGGRDNSVHAEINDIAFVPAYKDEKLGFNVVVGGFFSAKRCAPAISMNVWVDHTQVVDISEAILIVYRDNGSRANRHQSRMMWLIEEWGVERFRAAVETQMGVTLQSEADKDEFDWDKRDHIGVHVQQQPGLNFVGMHVPVGRLYANDMFEFARMAEVYGSGEIRLTVEQNVLIPNIPDSRLDSFLQEPLLEVFSINPDPLTRALVSCTGSQFCKFALIETKNQAVAVINDLADELEVPKPVRFHWTGCPNSCGQPQVADIGLMGTKTRKDGKTVEAVDLFMGGKVGKDAVLGEKVQKAIPCDELRGVLKDILIQQFDAQPRSTPRPSQGMAGLSRQRSLHGTVSQNGSAPPAAVVPAVAPPAPVATPASAAQPAVVQFAASGKEVNCDDSQSILEIAEAAGVEIESSCQSGSCGTCVAKLVEGEFRYEADPDGLGEDDAASGHILTCIAYPVGKVVLDA, translated from the coding sequence ATGAATAAATTTGAGCGCTTCAAAGCGGAAAAAGATGGTTTGGCAATTCTGCCTGAACTGTCCCACTTTGCCCAGATCGGTTGGGAAGCCATGGATGACACCGACCTCACCCAACGCCTCAAATGGGTTGGATTATTCTTCCGCCCCGTCACCCCTGGCAAGTTCATGCTGCGGATGCGGATGCCCAACGGTATTCTCAGCGGCGGCCAAATGCGCGTCTTGGCTGAAGTGATTCAGCAGTATGGCGAAGATGGCTATGCCGATATTACCACTCGCCAAAATATCCAGTTGCGCGGTATTCACATCGAAGATATCCCCGATATTTTTAATCGATTCCAGCAGGCGGGTTTGACCAGCATGCAATCGGGAATGGACAACGTCCGCAACATTACCGGATCCCCCGTCGCTGGCCTGGATGCCAATGAACTGATTGATACCCGCGGTCTGGTCCGCAAAGTCCAGGACATGATCACCAATAACAGTCAGGGCAACCCCGCCTTCACCAATCTGCCTCGGAAATTCAACATTGCGATCGCAGGTGGTCGCGACAACTCCGTCCATGCCGAAATCAATGATATTGCCTTTGTTCCGGCTTACAAAGACGAAAAACTAGGCTTCAACGTTGTCGTCGGTGGCTTCTTTTCGGCTAAGCGCTGTGCCCCCGCTATTTCAATGAATGTTTGGGTCGATCACACCCAAGTAGTCGATATCAGCGAAGCCATTCTGATTGTTTACCGCGACAATGGTTCACGGGCCAATCGCCACCAATCTCGGATGATGTGGCTCATCGAAGAATGGGGCGTCGAACGCTTCCGAGCGGCTGTAGAAACCCAGATGGGTGTCACCCTCCAATCCGAAGCCGACAAAGATGAATTTGACTGGGACAAACGGGACCATATTGGCGTCCATGTCCAGCAACAACCTGGCTTGAACTTTGTGGGCATGCACGTCCCCGTGGGTCGTCTCTATGCCAACGATATGTTCGAGTTTGCCCGGATGGCCGAAGTCTACGGCAGTGGTGAAATTCGGCTCACCGTTGAGCAAAATGTCCTCATTCCCAATATTCCCGATTCTCGTCTTGACTCCTTTTTACAAGAGCCTTTGTTAGAGGTCTTCTCCATCAACCCCGATCCCCTCACACGGGCCTTGGTGTCCTGTACCGGCAGCCAGTTTTGTAAGTTTGCTCTGATAGAAACCAAAAACCAAGCCGTAGCGGTGATTAATGACCTAGCAGATGAGCTAGAAGTCCCTAAACCCGTGCGTTTTCACTGGACTGGATGCCCGAATTCCTGTGGTCAACCCCAAGTCGCAGATATTGGCTTAATGGGCACCAAAACCCGCAAGGATGGCAAGACCGTCGAAGCCGTGGACTTATTCATGGGAGGCAAAGTCGGTAAAGATGCCGTACTCGGTGAAAAAGTCCAGAAAGCCATTCCCTGTGACGAGCTCAGAGGCGTCTTAAAAGATATTCTCATTCAACAGTTTGACGCTCAACCCCGATCCACTCCCCGCCCATCCCAAGGGATGGCCGGACTTTCACGTCAACGCAGTTTGCACGGCACGGTGAGCCAGAACGGTTCTGCGCCCCCTGCTGCTGTCGTTCCGGCAGTAGCGCCTCCTGCACCAGTGGCTACACCCGCTTCGGCGGCCCAGCCCGCTGTGGTTCAGTTTGCAGCATCTGGCAAGGAGGTCAACTGTGATGACAGCCAATCCATATTAGAAATTGCGGAGGCTGCCGGAGTTGAGATTGAAAGCAGTTGCCAGTCTGGCAGTTGTGGCACCTGCGTCGCCAAGCTCGTTGAGGGTGAATTCCGATACGAAGCCGATCCAGACGGCTTAGGAGAAGATGATGCCGCATCAGGGCATATCTTGACCTGTATTGCCTACCCAGTCGGCAAAGTAGTCTTGGATGCCTAG
- a CDS encoding MFS transporter yields MLTEMWSFKGRYKILHMTWFAFFLSFVVWFNFPPFATTIGQEFGLTKPQLGTIGLCNVALTVPARIIIGMVLDRYGPRLTYSLLLMYAAIPCLIFATAQGFTQLVIGRLLMGIVGAGFVIGIRMTAEWFPPKEVGTAEGIYGGWGNFGSAFSAFTMVLVATALSFIPGAFNFGEAQTFTVLGLSFSSSVLNWRAAIGGSGIIAAIYGFIYYANVQNTPPGKVYQRPKSARGLEVTSVRDFYFLMVMNIPLTAILMVLAWRLNKVNFLTPSAMYITWVALFGLYAFQSYNCWSANKDLLSGRKRYAPEDRYKFKQVAILELTYIVNFGSELAVVTMLPAFFEGTFGLDKAMAGIIASSYAFMNLVSRPGGGIISDKMGSRKWTMVILTGGMGIGYLLMSQVTSNWWLPAAVLLTMACSFFVQASEGSTFAIVPLVKRRVTGQIAGNVGAYGNVGAVAYLTTRLLFVDGAGATPNMAAVNSSFFQVLGTTGLIVAFLCIFFLEEPQGSFAESHEGEETSTNSPVGIKYPTTP; encoded by the coding sequence ATGTTGACAGAAATGTGGTCGTTTAAGGGCCGCTACAAAATCCTACACATGACTTGGTTTGCGTTTTTCCTGTCCTTCGTGGTCTGGTTTAACTTCCCACCTTTTGCTACCACGATTGGCCAAGAATTTGGGCTCACAAAGCCACAGCTTGGAACCATTGGTCTATGTAATGTTGCCCTCACGGTCCCTGCCCGCATCATCATTGGCATGGTGTTAGACCGTTATGGACCGCGTTTGACCTACTCTCTGCTGTTAATGTATGCAGCCATTCCTTGTTTAATTTTTGCTACCGCCCAAGGCTTTACTCAATTGGTGATTGGCCGATTGCTCATGGGTATTGTGGGGGCAGGATTTGTGATTGGCATCCGCATGACTGCCGAGTGGTTTCCCCCCAAAGAAGTGGGAACAGCAGAAGGCATTTATGGAGGATGGGGTAACTTTGGTTCTGCCTTCTCCGCCTTTACCATGGTTCTGGTTGCAACTGCCTTAAGCTTCATTCCAGGTGCTTTCAACTTTGGCGAAGCTCAAACCTTTACTGTTTTGGGTTTATCTTTCTCTAGCTCAGTGTTGAACTGGAGAGCAGCCATTGGCGGCTCGGGTATCATCGCTGCGATTTATGGCTTCATCTACTATGCCAATGTCCAAAATACCCCTCCTGGAAAAGTTTATCAACGTCCTAAAAGTGCTCGAGGTCTAGAAGTCACTTCTGTCAGAGACTTCTACTTCCTGATGGTGATGAACATTCCTTTAACTGCCATTTTGATGGTACTGGCTTGGCGATTAAATAAAGTCAATTTCTTGACCCCATCCGCCATGTACATTACCTGGGTAGCTCTCTTTGGTCTCTATGCTTTCCAGTCTTACAACTGCTGGAGTGCCAATAAAGACTTGCTCTCAGGCCGGAAGCGCTATGCTCCTGAAGACCGCTATAAGTTTAAGCAAGTTGCCATCTTAGAACTGACTTACATTGTTAATTTTGGTTCTGAACTAGCTGTTGTAACTATGCTCCCTGCTTTCTTTGAAGGAACCTTTGGCCTCGACAAAGCCATGGCCGGTATTATTGCTTCTAGCTATGCCTTTATGAACCTGGTTTCCCGACCTGGTGGCGGTATTATCTCTGACAAAATGGGTAGCCGAAAGTGGACGATGGTTATTCTCACGGGCGGCATGGGCATTGGTTATCTACTCATGAGCCAAGTCACCAGCAATTGGTGGCTACCCGCAGCCGTACTATTGACAATGGCCTGTTCCTTCTTCGTCCAAGCCTCCGAAGGATCTACCTTCGCGATTGTGCCTTTAGTTAAGCGCAGAGTCACAGGTCAAATCGCTGGCAACGTCGGCGCTTACGGTAATGTTGGCGCTGTTGCCTACCTCACCACTCGCCTGCTATTCGTAGATGGAGCTGGTGCAACTCCCAATATGGCTGCTGTGAACTCTAGCTTTTTCCAGGTTCTAGGAACTACCGGTTTGATTGTCGCTTTCCTCTGTATCTTTTTCCTAGAAGAGCCTCAAGGCTCTTTTGCTGAAAGTCATGAAGGGGAAGAAACATCAACTAATAGCCCTGTAGGGATCAAATATCCAACTACTCCATAG
- a CDS encoding iron uptake porin, which translates to MSKRLSWYRLLFNTSVLGIAMVNCIPAQAAPETSNLDVTAEQLDIAPSEEVIPTTLPSVDEALELAQAVETPTLASPPTSIADIAGNQNDPYFPSDPSLHASDASLGQVTSVSQLSDVQPDDWAFQAIQSLVERYGCVAGYPNGTFRPSRAMSRREAAALVNACLDNLSNRFATKEDLDALKALQDEFAAELATLRGRVDGLEARVATVESQQFSTTTKLNGEAIFAFSGVAGDNATTGADISGRVSLNQRTRLNFITSFTGKDRLYTRLQTSNRPVNFSDGAIPGIIDNTGTLQTRVAFDTGNTNNSVILDRLDYKFPIGDKLNVTVFANAAFHHYYATTVNPYFEGFGGGKGALSFFGERNPIYRIGTVAIPNVAGVGTSYMFNKENDFRLDLGYLAGRANQATTTALANGENEGGLFGGTYSALAQLSIKPTEGSQVGLTYVRNEAPDGLMRFGTGTVFSNNPFGGANNITGDSFGFEGTLKLADWVAVGGWFGYTIAREDNTTNKADIINAAINFAFPDLGMEGATGGLIVGVPPTVINNDVAARENPDQTFHLEALYSFPVNDFITITPGVIYLINPEGNSANSDILVGVIRTTFKF; encoded by the coding sequence ATGTCAAAACGTTTGTCCTGGTATCGGCTACTTTTTAATACCAGCGTTTTAGGAATTGCAATGGTCAATTGCATTCCTGCCCAAGCAGCACCCGAGACATCTAATCTTGATGTTACGGCTGAACAATTGGACATCGCTCCCAGTGAGGAAGTCATCCCTACAACACTACCGTCTGTAGATGAGGCCCTGGAACTCGCGCAAGCAGTGGAAACACCCACTCTAGCCAGTCCCCCTACTTCTATTGCAGACATCGCTGGCAATCAAAACGATCCGTATTTTCCTTCGGATCCGAGTTTGCATGCCTCTGACGCCTCTCTTGGTCAGGTAACGTCTGTCTCCCAACTGTCTGATGTACAGCCTGATGACTGGGCTTTCCAAGCCATTCAGTCTTTGGTGGAACGCTATGGATGTGTGGCTGGTTACCCCAACGGTACATTTCGTCCCAGTCGAGCCATGTCGCGACGTGAAGCTGCGGCGTTGGTCAATGCTTGCTTAGATAACTTGAGCAATCGGTTTGCCACGAAAGAAGATTTGGATGCCCTCAAAGCGTTGCAAGATGAATTTGCCGCTGAACTCGCTACCCTTAGAGGCCGCGTCGATGGTTTAGAAGCGAGAGTCGCAACCGTAGAATCCCAACAATTCTCTACCACCACTAAATTAAACGGGGAAGCTATTTTTGCTTTCAGTGGTGTTGCTGGCGATAACGCCACTACTGGTGCTGATATTAGTGGGCGAGTCTCTCTAAACCAGAGAACCCGTTTAAATTTCATCACCAGCTTTACCGGTAAAGATCGGTTATATACCCGACTACAAACCTCTAATCGTCCTGTCAACTTTAGCGACGGTGCTATCCCTGGAATTATTGACAATACAGGGACTCTGCAAACTCGGGTTGCCTTTGACACCGGCAACACCAACAACAGCGTTATCCTCGATCGCTTAGACTACAAATTCCCCATTGGTGACAAACTCAATGTTACGGTCTTTGCCAATGCGGCCTTCCACCATTACTACGCCACCACCGTCAACCCTTACTTTGAAGGATTTGGTGGTGGTAAAGGTGCCCTCTCATTCTTTGGTGAGCGCAACCCCATCTATCGAATTGGTACGGTTGCTATTCCCAATGTTGCGGGCGTCGGCACCTCTTACATGTTCAACAAAGAAAATGATTTTCGCCTTGACTTAGGCTACTTAGCGGGTCGTGCTAACCAAGCAACAACCACGGCCTTGGCCAATGGCGAAAATGAAGGTGGGTTATTTGGTGGGACCTATAGCGCTTTAGCTCAACTCAGCATTAAACCCACAGAAGGGTCTCAGGTTGGCTTAACCTATGTCCGTAATGAAGCCCCTGATGGCTTAATGAGGTTTGGCACAGGAACCGTCTTTTCCAATAATCCTTTTGGCGGTGCTAATAATATTACTGGTGATTCCTTCGGCTTTGAAGGAACCCTCAAATTAGCAGATTGGGTCGCTGTAGGCGGTTGGTTTGGCTATACGATTGCCCGCGAAGACAATACCACCAATAAAGCAGACATTATCAATGCTGCCATTAACTTTGCCTTTCCTGATCTCGGGATGGAAGGAGCCACCGGTGGCTTAATTGTTGGAGTACCGCCAACAGTAATTAATAATGATGTCGCTGCTAGGGAGAACCCCGATCAAACCTTCCATTTGGAAGCTTTATATTCCTTCCCTGTTAATGACTTCATCACCATTACGCCTGGCGTGATTTATCTCATTAATCCTGAAGGCAACTCCGCCAACAGTGACATCTTAGTTGGTGTCATTCGGACGACATTTAAGTTCTAA